Genomic segment of Apostichopus japonicus isolate 1M-3 chromosome 8, ASM3797524v1, whole genome shotgun sequence:
acataaCAATTGGTTGGGCTGCATCTCGATATATGTGACCTTATTaattagtgagaaaacaacagGTTATTGTGATGGCCGATGGAAGAAGTTTTACTGATGAACATAATTTCGTCCTTTGTAGAAAAAGTTTTTGCTTCAGTATTTTTTAAACACTACAAATCTGCGGGACATCTGGAGGGGCACGATATTTTGGGGgagagggcacgtgccccccccccccaggccaccccttggcgacgccactgcaaAGAGTTAACTTATGCAGTGAGTTGATCCAGGATAAAGAAGGGGTGTGGCTCTGGGGTCACCGAAGCCGATTCCCAGTGTGGGGCAGGTCTACAAGcaaattcaattttggatatctctaattcgaattcttgatatctctaattcaattttggatatctctaattcgatTTCTTGATAACTCTAATTCAATGTTGGGtatctctaattcgaattcttgatatctcgaattcaatttagGATATCTCTAATCCGAATTCTTGAAAactcgaattcaattttggatttctctaattcgaattctattttggatatctcgaattcaattcgagatatgcAATTTCTGATATGTCAAAATTGAATTGGAGACATCTGaaataattagagatatcttcaatttaattcgagatatctgaaattaattgcACATATCTCGAAATAAATCGCAGATATCTCTcattattgaataaatgttaacatggcGTTCCATACGTACTGCTGTTTCGTCATTCCAATATCAGAAGAGACTTTCTGAATTAGGTAAACAATGACAAAACCCGAGCAACGTCTTCTTATTTAACTGATGTATCACTTGCTTCCTATCACATTCAGGGAGCTGTTATAAGCACAAGGTTTTTGTATACTTGAGAATCAAAAGTACCCGCAAATTACTCGAAAAAAAGGAGTCGGATGAAAAAGTGCGCACAGTTGGTAATCGAATTCTCAAAACCGGACATTGGTACTCGGTATTCGAATCTTAAGAAAGAGAACTCGGACTATGGTACTCGGAAACTCAAGTATACCCGGAAGTAGTTTGTACTCGGATAAAGAATACTTGACTACAAAACTGATAAGCTCATGACTGACAATGATTACCTTCAACTTCTCCTATAACATTATGtggaaaactatatatataaatatatatatatatatatatatatatatcaatatatatatatatctatatatatatatataggctatatatatatatatgaatatataaacctttggttggttggcgtctatcttggcacagagtgctctatgtccggtggacagagtgAAATAtattagttgagactagtggaacactagtagttgttactcagagtttacgcgcttgagcgatcatcagacaactggtagcttcatGTTGTACTCCTGGAATATATGACACAAGCAAGTATAGACTCGAGGATTATCTTCGGGGATTATCGAGGATTCTCGGCATACCGTCCCTTCCGCTCCTTTGTCGGCGTCCAGTGGGAATACATTACTGGACGTCACTGGACGCCGACAAAGGAGCGGACGCCGACAAAGGGCGGTATCTCATTAATGGGCATCCGAAGCCCTACTCAAAACGTTCAAGTCCAACTGAAACAAGTTCTTGTGATGCTAACCTCAAGTGAATAACATCACTATAATAAACAAGTGTAGAATATTCGGCTCTATACCCTAAGGTATATTTCCAAATTTTATATATCTTCAAAGTGTTGAATATTTAGCGGCGCTCAATTATTTGCTGCTCATTGGAACATTACCGAAATGACAAGTATACGAAACACAAGCCACATATTTTAAGAACCGAAAAAGTTAACCTGCTTTTTAGAAGAAAAACTTACTGTATAGGTGGCGCTATTGTAATATAGCATCACAGATTAATCATTTATCTACATGTGTACAGCAAGCGTTGGCTATTATCTGCAGGAGCCGCATACGTTTGGAACTTAAATGTCCGGTACTACTCAGAGTTTAAAAGAGCACTTGTTAATAAAGTTATTTATGGTACCCGTGTCAGTTTCGGTTTATCCTTAGATGCACGAAtgaaatacaagaaaatatgaaaaaaagatgACGCAGTAATAAAACAAGTAAAGTGGAAGCCACCTAAATAATTAATGACAGCACCATCTGATTCATCGCGTGTAAAAGGGTCAAACTTTGCTAGAGATCGAGATTTGAATGCTCTCCCTCGGAGCTGAGATTTCTAAAGTGTTCTTTCATTTTCCATCTAAACAAGATGTTATTTCCAACTCTCAGCGAACTATAAACCTTCCGGATGGGGCAGCGGAGGGGAAGGGATATTGGTGagccatatatatatcactGGATAAACCACTGTAATTATTTTGTAGCAAAcgcattctttttttttggggggggggcaaaaaaccaACACTTTTCAATGACCGTAaaacagagatttttttttaaagcaaagATTTGAAACACACAGTTCACTTTAAACAACCTGATTTATTGTAGCATGATAATGACAGTCGTACGTGTTTTGCATTTATGGAAGTGGCACGGCGCCGTAAAacaaaatgacgtcacatgaaAAGAACCGACACCATTACTCGGCCATTGTATGATACATATTACATCTTTAATTCTTAAAGTAAAATGTTAATATCCACCTTGTAAACATACATCGTAATATGAAAAGATAATAAACCCTTTAAAATACCAATCTTAAAGCTTAggaacaaacacacaaaaaccatttcagatatttcaataattagtttaaaatttattattaaatCTGGATTTCTTTATCCCATCCCCCACCtacgccgcccccccccccccactccaatAATTAATCCGTTAAAAATATTGACATTGTTAAACTGCAATATCATAACGGTAATATTCAATGTATGGTTGTTATCACAGACTATATAGATCTTAGTTGATATGTGAATAAGGAAATATAATATTGATTATTGATTTGATGTTCTATCAGCATCAACCTGAGAAAATGATCGGCTCTACATAAATCCAAAATTCACAAACAGCTTGGTTTCCGCTTCCATCTTCATAGACAAGCACTACTGTTTGGAAATGACCAGGATTGTAAACAGCTCCCGGAAGGGCATTGGCGGAGACTAACCTTGGAGTAGTGCCACTAAAGGGGTCCGTCACTATGGGCAATGCCCAAGTCACCGAGGTTGGCGTGGCACTTCTGAAGATAAGACCTTGCATTGGACAATTCAAAATAATCGGTGGCGTGATGTCGACTgttgaaggagaaaaaaaaaatttcgtttcgtttcgttttgtttcttatcaaaGTCGCTATTTTTGTGTTATTTAGTTGAATGTACTTACTTGCTGGAATGTTTTCACATGTTAAACTGTTGGTGTTGAAAGGACAACTACATCTAAAATACCCACTCAGCGATGTACATACACCACCCGTCTGGCAAGGAGAACTGGCACAGGGATCTTCCGCTGTGAGTAGGGaggaaagtaagaaaaaaatatttgtagtGGATCgcagagttatatatatataactatatatatatatatgtatatacatgtatatatatgtatatatacatataaatgtttatgtatatttatatatatatatatatatatatatatatatgtacatataaatagatatatatatatatatatatatatacaatagcaATATATAGCAACATGCAACAACCCCAAAAAACGAAATGTATAAACAAATCACCATGTATATGGTATgttagaagtattaacattcgCCTATGTcattataatatcataatatatcatatatcatcatAATATATATGGTGCACGGGATATTTAGTTTGAGTGTTGCAGGTGTGAAAGATCAAAATGGTCACTAACAATCTCATTGCAGCACTCTTTTACTCCAACAATCAGGGCTCTTTCAATCACTGAGACATTTACTTGCCCAATAtgcaccacccctccccttcacccGTCCCCTTCACCTACCCCATTTTACCCATCATGACCCCCCTCCAAATTCTAGTAAATAGCAATAATTATGTTTGGAATGCTCCAACCAATGGCCGAATGAAATCAACTAGATGTCattaaaaacacattgcaatcaCCCAGCTTTAAATGATACCGTGCTTTTTTTCGTCTCCTTCAGAAAAAGTGACCAAAAGAAACaggagatatttttttttagggttTGTTATCAAGTAGGATTTAGAATTGAGTTTCATAGAAGTTTTGTTATAGAAGAGCATGCATGGACATGCTCGttatgtgatgcacaaattggatcaattgaggcaattttagagcAATTAGGCCAATAGGAAACTTGGCTTGTTTTAGAAGTGACGAATAATTGCGTTTCTCGTAGAAAATAAATCTTCATGCTCATGATACGGAAGTTTTAAAGTGCCATGAACGGCCAACGTTTCAGCTATCCCGAATGAAAGGTATAGGGTTTCCTTCTGAAACTTAGACCACATGACGTTGACATTTCAGTGTATAAATCAATTGGGATATTATATGGCGTATGCTACCTAAACAGTTACTACTATACTTACCCGGTCTTTCGCATCTCGATCCTGCGAATCCTACTAAGCAGTCGCAGAAGAAGTTTTCTTCATTGTCGGGGCTGATGAACATATTTCTACAAACACCAGGATTTAGACAAGGAGAATTATTCCCACTGTTGGTACATGGATTGCGTAGGCCTGTAAAGAGAAAGGTTGTGTAATGATGAAAGTATAgtcagagccttatatagagagagttgcgacaactcgggtcccggaattttcgatcacgtgacatcatggcaccattttggggccaactaATTCTGGCCGTATGATCGACAACAACGTACGCTCGAGCAGTCAACATCTGCGCTGCCATCACAAAATGCCTGGCTGTTCAGCGTTGGGCTGTTCAAATCGACCCGAAAACGGTTCAAAACTTTTCAGATTCCCAACAAACCTAGATAGGAGGAAAACATGGGAGGCAAAAGTAAACAGGCTTCACTGGAAGGCGAACTCCAATCACAAACTTTGTGATGTGAGTacttcacctaggcctagtacaatgaactaagattcgtaacactaggcctagcctagtccatAACCACAGGGATGTAaatcttccgtatttttacggaaatccggttttttttttaattccaataaagttccacaaaattgtacaaatatcaaatacacaacgcggcaaaaatgcctggcccgttgcagcaagctaacttcaattttcactcatcgatcaaccaaaataccatttcctgttacacatcgcattgcactgtacaacattgtgtgtgccatgtgaacatcgttgcgtacgtgcgaacttcaaatcgccatagctcatttctgtcgttgaaaaaccttgcctaattcacgttgattcgtaactgctggtgctcgacataagtttcggaaataacgcttgtgatatttgtgagcggctaaatctacgggatacgcatatgatagtcgatattcgtgatcgctttcaaatgtgagactgttttttattccggatttcgctgcgacgtattcgttacttggagctagcctaacataacgatagtgtgtaagtagtcagaactaGGGGTATGATGTGTTAGAGCgctaatacttttgagctagcctaacataacgatagtgcgtaagtattcagagctaggagtaggatgcgtTAGGACGACATTCCCCCGTtttctccgaatagttttccggggTTTTtgtggctgcacttacatccctgataaCCAGGACTGTGGGTTACACCACACAGTCCTTACAGCTATGTAtggtgcactgtgcagtgtacaTACACGCATAGTTAACATCTGTGGCACAGAAAACAGAGCATAAATTTCAGGCAtgaaaatggtctatttttaacaagttctgaTCAGGAAAGTTGCGATGTTGGGATGAgattttttatcacctgaattattctgttcaaaaaaatcactgcaaattaagtattttggtggatcagaattttctttaccagagttgaccactttttgatgaaaataatttacttttattttggccttccatgtcccatgtactgtggaatgccccatttcaaagctgtttagttttattttggtgttataatgtaaaacagtttttagttttgctgctatgcagaaattattagtttacaaaatatagtgttgcatgaaaatcttcatttgttttactttagtatttgtctgtttactctttgtctgtttaaaatgtattttttactggacttatgggttacacatcttaaacgtgttaaggcataaatgtgtaatgcctggtaggaattgttgatatacttccacaattttgtccgtatatactgtaaatgcccttcccttgccctatttcattgccctatttcccggcagagagttatattgaacagatatgcagaggattgtgcaagtaaccacaatgtaatcatgattgtaatcacgattacattacaatgtaatcgattacttcaactttaggctgtaatcgtaatcatacattctcaagtaatcgtaatcgattacattcagatgtaatcgccccaagcctgatgtgattggtccatttagttaccatagcaaccaattttcaaagacctagcttcatgattctgtgcaccatgtcagtaccagtcacatgtccaaatatcaacttcatcagccattgctagctcaagttacagttaatcccaattttgaccaatcacaggctttgtttggttaccatggcaacaatggaagaatgtacattattccgcaactgtgcaatatgtgttacaatatgatatataaccagtcataatacaattttaccgtaccagaatatcaactgttgaatttggacttccaaatgtgccaacctcatccccttgaacttgagcgcagccaatccctcccccccccctcccgttcgaCACTCGACGCCTTACTTACACAGCCTCGGCGCCCAAAAGCACCACAACTTTATcaggccaaaaataaaacccagaatcccgctcacacttctacaatgccatcgaaaaattcccctatccacctgaacgcccattcccacacatactgtatgttgcccatttggccccaaaatggcgcccaaatttcagttgtcgcaactctctctatataaggctctgagTATAGTCACTGTCGATGTCACACAAGTCACTTCCGGTCAAATACGGGGCTATCGTCATGCGGCTAGAGTGAAAGCACCATGTTGTGTGGACTAGAATTACACTTGTGTGTATATACAAACGGGTGAAATCAAGCTTTCGCGAATACCGTGTGCTTTCCTTCATTTATGTATACTTAATTTGGGTCTATGGTTTTTTTTCATTAGACAAAAACTTCGATCATGTCTCACGTTATCGTTCATTCATTGATAGACGAGCAAAAGGACAACAAAATCGATGAAAAAATAGACTAAGGTAACGTCACCACTACAATTCCTAGCCCTGCCGTCATGAagtgtcccccctcccccgactCCCCCTTTTTCTGGTATTCTAATGCCTAGCGGTCTTTGTGTAGAACATTTGCCCACTTCTTTATGCGTTCTGAAAGCGTCTAGCTATCTTCATAGCTAGACAATTCACTGGTTCGCAATATCAAAGCGCAATTAGTCCTATGTGTGCACAATTTCGATAGGCGAGGAAGATTGGGGACCAAAGGCAGAAAGCTCCATTAAGTGATAAATTGTGTGGGGCCTATACCTGCTAAACGGCTGCAATCTCGTCCTGCATAACCCGGCTCgcacacacatgtatattccATTGAATAAGTAATGTCTGAGAATTCGATATAACTGTTGTAGCAAACAGCACCATTCTGGCAGGTTGAGCCAAAGCATCTCCGTAACGATGGATCATTATCTGAAAAATAGACAAAACAGGATAGGTATTTGGGGAGCATATCGAAAAGTATTAACAGATAAAGTAGAATTCAccaatatctatataaatacatatatatatatatatatatatatatatatatatatatatatatatatatatatatatatatatatatatatatatatatatatatatatatcgaaaacTTTAACTATAGGGAATCAATGCAAATGTCATCAGGACGTTGACATATGCGTCTCTCTTCATGGTTcaaaaatcatttttatttctcGAATATTCTTATACGGCAATGCATATGATATCTCTTACCCAATCTCTCTGCACAAAGGACTCCTCCGTATCCATCAGGACATAAACAGACAAACCCTTCGTATCTGTCTTGTATAATATTTGAGCAGACTCCCTGATTCTTGCAAGGGTAACTCAGACATCTGTCTCTAATAGGGATTTCAATTCCACCTGAGGAAGATTAAGAGATGAAGCAATATCAATGTTATTTTATTCCAGAAGTACGGTTATCGATGCCATCATTTACTGACAAGAGATGTTAGCACATTAAATATGTTGAATGCTTTAATGCTTAGTATTTTCAATCCGAATTCTTCCTATAGACAACGAGgagcatgttttgtttttatggcGGAAAAGACGGTACGAAGTCTCAGCGAAAAAACTATACATTGGAGCTGAAAGTAAACTGATTAGTAACATTTCCAAATTGTTTGATTTGTACCTGTACTGATACAATAACTGAGGTTTAGAACTTCCGCgaacgtttatatatatatatatatatatatatatatatatatatatatatatatatatatatatatatatatatatatatatatatatatataatgtaacttttaacaatatttagcaCGTCATAGAGAATAAACATGGTCACGTAGTGGGCAATTATCATTGAAAAGACTATAAGGCGCCTAGTGGACGTCTTATGGAAACTTGTAAAATTAGTGAACATGACAAATCGTCTGTTTATACCTGAGACACAAGAGGGATCGGACTGCGATGACTCGCAGATGTATCCGGAACAGTCGTCCACATTTCTCACGCATGTAAAACCCGAGACACATAGGCTGGAATCACACGGATTAGGAATGGCTATATGAGAAAGCAAACAATTATTATTGATCTTGCAATAACATAAGTCTTCGATAATTCTATGTACGATACAGGTCTATCGTTGTCGATCACGTATAAATGCTGCGTCAATAACGGCAGTACCTAAAGTAAACTGTACGAATTGACCAAAACTGCTGTCAGTAGGAAGGTTTGGTCTTTGTGTAAtttccacacacacatacacacccatgtttgtattacattcagaccgaggaccccatcgtattttccattgttcaaacccacgaaccctaaccttaacaataccccatgtATAGAATTCttgagg
This window contains:
- the LOC139970971 gene encoding uncharacterized protein, whose translation is MDLPFNQRTALVSWSVPNPGPGFQRIAGPSFSQRFYPVGTNTTIRYIFNNGTDDYKCTFTIIVGPDPTPCTQDMVVYILRGSGGTIVTWDEPTASNRFLTTPAVPSGTFLPPGITCVSYLYNNTFDVAESCTFTIEVVEVNPCDDLPCNNNGRCLATSASLFQCICTDGCYFGTFCEISINACSGAPCANGGTCELFEGSCTVYRCECPPCYHGPRCETPLDPCSNSLCKAGSTCIAAGGWSSCDRYKCECGECVYGAFCEFAIPNPCDSSLCVSGFTCVRNVDDCSGYICESSQSDPSCVSGGIEIPIRDRCLSYPCKNQGVCSNIIQDRYEGFVCLCPDGYGGVLCAERLDNDPSLRRCFGSTCQNGAVCYNSYIEFSDITYSMEYTCVCEPGYAGRDCSRLAGLRNPCTNSGNNSPCLNPGVCRNMFISPDNEENFFCDCLVGFAGSRCERPAEDPCASSPCQTGGVCTSLSGYFRCSCPFNTNSLTCENIPAIDITPPIILNCPMQGLIFRSATPTSVTWALPIVTDPFSGTTPRLVSANALPGAVYNPGHFQTVVLVYEDGSGNQAVCEFWIYVEPIIFSG